One Setaria viridis chromosome 3, Setaria_viridis_v4.0, whole genome shotgun sequence DNA window includes the following coding sequences:
- the LOC117847391 gene encoding elicitor-responsive protein 3 isoform X3 produces MPHPGAEKQRCKRDAGRELDANLIVNLTLADSGAGSEPEWNETFIFTVSDDTPQLHLKIMDSDVTDDDFVGEATIPLEALFQEGSLPPTVHPVVKEEKYCGEIKIALTFTPAETRRPDNEEGTYSSWD; encoded by the exons ATGCCGCACCCAGGAGCAGAAAAGCAGCGCTGCAAACG TGACGCGGGAAGAGAACTCGATGCCAATTTGATTGTCAACCTTACCCTCGCTGATTCAGGAGCAGGAAGCGAGCCTGAATGGAACGAGACCTTCATCTTCACTGTCTCTGACGATACCCCACAGCTCCATCTCAAGATCATGGACAGCGACGTTACGGACGATGATTTCGTTGGTGAAGCAAC CATCCCCCTGGAGGCTCTGTTTCAGGAAGGCAGCCTTCCTCCGACAGTTCACCCAGTCGTCAAGGAGGAGAAATACTGCGGAGAGATCAAGATTGCACTCACCTTCACTCCAGCA GAAACACGCCGCCCCGACAACGAGGAGGGTACTTACAGCAGCTGGGATTGA
- the LOC117847391 gene encoding 16 kDa phloem protein 2 isoform X1: MVHGKLEVLLVSAKGLEDTDFLNNMDPYVILTCRTQEQKSSAANGAGSEPEWNETFIFTVSDDTPQLHLKIMDSDVTDDDFVGEATIPLEALFQEGSLPPTVHPVVKEEKYCGEIKIALTFTPAETRRPDNEEGTYSSWD, encoded by the exons ATGGTGCACGGGAAGCTGGAGGTTCTTCTCGTCTCCGCCAAGGGCCTCGAGGACACCGATTTCCTCA ATAACATGGACCCCTACGTGATCCTTACATGCCGCACCCAGGAGCAGAAAAGCAGCGCTGCAAACG GAGCAGGAAGCGAGCCTGAATGGAACGAGACCTTCATCTTCACTGTCTCTGACGATACCCCACAGCTCCATCTCAAGATCATGGACAGCGACGTTACGGACGATGATTTCGTTGGTGAAGCAAC CATCCCCCTGGAGGCTCTGTTTCAGGAAGGCAGCCTTCCTCCGACAGTTCACCCAGTCGTCAAGGAGGAGAAATACTGCGGAGAGATCAAGATTGCACTCACCTTCACTCCAGCA GAAACACGCCGCCCCGACAACGAGGAGGGTACTTACAGCAGCTGGGATTGA
- the LOC117847391 gene encoding 16 kDa phloem protein 2 isoform X2, giving the protein MVHGKLEVLLVSAKGLEDTDFLNNMDPYVILTCRTQEQKSSAANGSEPEWNETFIFTVSDDTPQLHLKIMDSDVTDDDFVGEATIPLEALFQEGSLPPTVHPVVKEEKYCGEIKIALTFTPAETRRPDNEEGTYSSWD; this is encoded by the exons ATGGTGCACGGGAAGCTGGAGGTTCTTCTCGTCTCCGCCAAGGGCCTCGAGGACACCGATTTCCTCA ATAACATGGACCCCTACGTGATCCTTACATGCCGCACCCAGGAGCAGAAAAGCAGCGCTGCAAACG GAAGCGAGCCTGAATGGAACGAGACCTTCATCTTCACTGTCTCTGACGATACCCCACAGCTCCATCTCAAGATCATGGACAGCGACGTTACGGACGATGATTTCGTTGGTGAAGCAAC CATCCCCCTGGAGGCTCTGTTTCAGGAAGGCAGCCTTCCTCCGACAGTTCACCCAGTCGTCAAGGAGGAGAAATACTGCGGAGAGATCAAGATTGCACTCACCTTCACTCCAGCA GAAACACGCCGCCCCGACAACGAGGAGGGTACTTACAGCAGCTGGGATTGA